AGCCAAAGGCTCCATCTAAGTGAGTCACGGTGAGGAAACAACTACGTTGGTAACGGGCTGCTTCGTTGAGGGTTTTCTTGAGGTGTTTGGCCATGAAGAAGACGTGCTTAACTATGGCTTTGTCCTGTTCTAAGTAAGCAATTGTGCTGATGTGGCTTGTCTGGAATGCTGGGTGAATGTGGATGAATGCCCCAATGGTGCCGAAGTTAGTCGCGATCGCTGATAATTTGTGTTGGAGTAGTTCTTCACTCATATCTGCTAGGGTGATGCGATTAACTCCGGCTGGTAAGGGCGATTGTTGCGGGATGAGCGATTGGGGGAAGCTTAAAACTACTACTTTCCAACCGCGTTCTACTAAGGTTTTCGCTACTTGGGAGGTGGTGAGGGAACCATCATCAGTAATTAAACTGATGTGTCCCTCTGGTAAAGTGAAATCTAAACTATCGGGTGGTGGCAGGAATTTGAGTTTGGCTGGACGCCGCCCCACGTTACCGATTATCTGGACTGGCTGGAAGTCAAACTGTGGCTGAGACTTTTTTTTTTCACCTCCAACTAACTGCTGGAGATAATCAACTATTTGCCCGATGGTGCGGAGTTCTCCCAGTTCTTCGATGTTTGGCTTGGGTAGGTTGGGGTACATTTCTTGCATCGTCCCCAAAATTTCTACCCGTTTGATGGAGTCAATGCCTAAGTCGGCTTCCATATCCATGTCTAGTTCCAGCATCTCTACTGGGTAGCCAGTTTTCTCGCTGGTGATGGCTAGGAGAGTTTGACCTAAGTCTGCATACTCATTGCTAGCTGTTTGTTCCATCTCTGTAATGACTGGGGTAACAACTGGCTCAGGTGCAGTCACTAATGTTGCCCCGGCTGGAGCTACAATTGTCATCTGCGGTGCATCTTGTAGTTCGTTAATGGCGATTTCTACAGAGACACTTCTAGAAGCGTGGGTTTGCAGATATTCGACAACTTGCCCGATGGTACGTTTTTCTGCCAGTTCTTCTAAGTTTGGCTTGGGTAAATCGGGATACATCTCTTGTAATGCTCCCAGAATTTCTACCCGTTTGATGGAATCAATACCTAAGTCGGCTTCCATATCCATGTCTAGTTCCAACATCTCCACTGGGTAGCCAGTTTTGTCGCTGGTGATGGCTAACAGATTTTTACCCAAGTCAGCGACATCAATGTTGGGAACAGCTATGGGTGCAGTAATTGTGAGTGCAGGTTCAGGGTTAGATTCTACAGCGTTAGGTGTGCTAATTTTAACTACTACTTCTGGCTGAGGCTCTACCACAGGAGCAGGTATGGCTACAGGCTCAGGCTGAATTTCCCAAACTGGAGATACAGGTGCTTCAGTAACCTTAACTACGGGCTGCTGTACAGGTTCCGGCTGGCTTTCGACTATTTTAGCCGTGGGGGGTACGGGTGCTTCGGTGACGGGTGTAGCGATGGTGAAAGGTACAAACTGGCGATCGCTTACTTGATTGGCTGGTGTTTGGGCTAATTCCGTAGTTACCTCTTCTGAAAGTAACTGCGAATACTCTTGCTGGATGAGTTGGAAAAAGTTTCTCGCGTATTCTATCTGTTCTTGCAGATATTGCTCGTGAATGCGTAGGGTTTCACCTTGTTGGGCGTGAAACTGCATCATGCTGCGTTCTACGCTTTCCATGACAACTTGCTTGAGTTGTGCTGTTTCTGTGGAAGATTTAGTATTAGCAAACAAAGCATGTTGCTGTTGCATCAGTTGGAAAAATGTTTTAGTGTATTCCGTCTGATGGTTGAGGTAAGTGCCGTGGGCTTGTAAATTCTCAGCTTGATTTTGCTGAAACTTTGTTAATAGGTACTCTAAACTTTCTAGTACCCTTTGGAATTTTATAGCTTTTTCTGGTGTTGTTTGCATCTTCGATTCCTGGGCTAGTTGATGTGAAAAGGACGCAGGATTCATTTCAGGTAGGGGGGATGGGGGAGATGGGGGAGATGAGGGGGATGAGGGAGTTACTACTGCATCTCGCCCATTTCCGTTTCTAGATGCGGAGGAATTAGTATTATTTGAAAGTTCAACGAGAGTGGGTGCAACATGTCCGTTACTCTCTTTTACTGCTGGAATTGCTGCCACAGTTTCAGTAAATTCAGGGGTGGAATTGTTTGATAAAGCAGCAGGTAAACTAACTTTATGTCCATCTTGCAAAGCGAGAGCAAAGGCATTTTTGGTTTTTTCCGAGCGATAGTTGATGCCGTTTAAACGTACATTCAACGCCTTCTTTTGCTCAGTTGCAGGTAGTGCAGGTGGTACTTCATAGGGGTCGAGGTTTTTCAAAGGCAAACCAAGTACGCGTAACTGTACAACTGCTTCTCGCAAAGAGCGATCGCTATTCTTTTGGGTGCTGGGGTTCAAGGCAACGGTGATGTGGGGGCGATCGCCTAGGGTATCTTTCACTAAGTTGGAAAGAATTTTCCTCGGCCCAAATTCCACGAAGCAGTAACCACCTGCTGCATAGATATTTTCAATTTCCTGTTTAAACAGCACCGAGTTGGAGAGGTGGCTTTCCAGGATTTTTTGAATACCTTGGGGTTCTTTGGGATAGGGCTTGGCGGTGACGTTGCTGAAAACGGGGATTTGGGGAGTTTTGAAACCAACGGACTTAGTAGCGATCGCAAAGGATTTTTGAGCGAAGGCAATCAGTGATGTATGGAAGGCTGCGGACACGGGTAATAATACAGCAGCGCATCCTTGGTCGTGCAATGTCTGCCGGACTTTAGCAATTTCTGCGGTGGGCCCTGCGACGACAATTTGTGTCGGAGAATTGTAGTTAGCGATGGATACTTGCGGATACTGTCTCAGTACTGCTTGTACTTTGCTGATGTCTTCTTTGACAGCCAGCATACTGCCCGCATCATGATCGGGGTCTTCTGGGGCTGCCATTGCCTGACCTCTAGCTTTGACGAGGAACAAGTAATCTTGGTCACTCAAAACACCCCCTGCCCACAAAGCTGTTAATTCCCCAAAGCTGTGTCCGGCGACAAAATCTGATTTGAAACCAGCTTGTTGCAATATAGAATAAAGTCCAGCACTCAACACTCCAATAGCAGGCTGAGCATATTCTGTGCGTTGCAAGGCAGCAATTTGAGCATTTTTTTCTGCCTCGTCAAACACCGGACGGGGGAAAACTATTTCTGATAGCGGTTGCAAATTATCTTTGATTAACAAGCTATCCATGTAGCCATGCAAACGCCGCATCAGGGGGAAGTTCATCACCAGTTCCTGGCCCATCTCCAAATATTGCGAACCTTGACCGGAGAATAAAGCCACAACTTTACCGCCCAACTCCATACCAGTGGAACGATAGTAAATTCCTTGGGGATGATCCCAGGATGCTGCTGACCTCTTGTTTTTCAGCCAGTCGATAGTAATTTGCATCAACTTGCAGGCTTCTTGCACATTCTCGGCGACAAACCCGACTCTGGCTGCAACCACAGGAATTTCTGCTGATTGGCATTCCTGGACTAATTGGGCATAATGTCTGTCACCGCCATCAGATTGCAACTTACCTAAAATGTCTTCGCATTTACCCAGCAGTTGTGCAGGGTTGGGGGCAAACAGTACCACCTCACGCGCACTATTATGTAAACGGTAAGCACGGTTTTGTTCGCTTTCGTGTTCTTCCAAAACGACGTGATAGTTAGTACCACCGAAGCCGAAAGAACTTACGCCGGCACGTCTTGGGGCTTCACCTTCCGCACGAATCCAAGGTCTAGTTTCCGTATTCAAATAAAATGCGGAATTTTGAATGTTGAGTTTGGGGTTAGGCTCGGTAATGTTGATTGTGGCTGGTAAGATTTTGTGATGCAGTGCCAAAGCTGTTTTAATCAAGCTTGCCGCACCCGCAGCCGCTTTTGTATGCCCGATTTGTGATTTGACGCTACCCAAAGCGATATGCTGTCTTTTTGAGTCATGTTCGCCAAAAAAGTCTCTTAAAGAGCCGAATTCGGTGGGGTCGCCTGCCATTGTGCCAGTACCGTGTGCTTCCATTAAGCCAACGGTGGCGGGAGAGAAACCGGCATCTTCATAAGCACGTTCTAAGGCTTTGACTTGACCTTCTTTACGAGGGGCATAAATACTCTTGTAGCGTCCATCGCTAGAGGTACCGATGCCTTTGATAACTGCATAAATTTTGTCGTTGTCGCGTTCGGCATCTTCTAGGCGTTTGAGGACAATCATCCCGATACCTTCACCCAACATCATCCCATCAGATTTAGCATCGAAGGGTTTGACATTCTCACTAGGAGAAACTGCCGGTGTTTTGCTGAAGGAGATGTAAGCCATGATGGTGTTGTCGGTGTCTACACCACCAGTCAGCATCATGTCAGAACGATGTTCTATCAGTTCGCTGATGGCCATTTTTAAAGCGCCGAAGGAACTAGCGCAAGCAGCATCAACTACACAGTTCATCCCGCCGAAGTTCAAGCGGTTGGCAATTCTACCAGCCACAACGTTAGCCAACATTCCAGGGAAAGCGTTTTCGTCCCACTTGACGTAGGCGCTTTTGATTTTATCAACGATTTTTTTGGTGTCTTCATCAGACAAACCGCTGCTTTTGAGAACTTTCTCCCAAATCGGATATTCTAAGCGGGCTGAAAGTGGCATTCCCAATTGCTTGGCCATGGCCACGCCTAAGATTACACCCACAGTTTCGCGGTTAAACTCACGAGATTCACCATACCCGGCATCTTCCATTGCCTCTTTTGCAACTACTAAACTTAATAGTTGTGATACATCTGTTACTTCCAAGATGCTGGGAGGAATGCCAAATTCCATTGGGTTAAAATCAACCTCTGGAATAAACCCGCCTCTTTTACAGTAGGTTTTATCTTCGGGGGTTCTGGGGTTCGGATCGTAGTAATCTTTGACGCTCCAATGTGTGTCAGGCACATCGGTAATACAGTCAATTTTGTTAACTATATTTTGCCAGTATTCCCGTAAGTTTCTGGCTTTGGGAAATAGAGACGCCATACCCACAATGGCTATAGGATTTTGTTGTAATTGTCTGTTAATTTTGTTAATTGACATGGGTTTTTCTGATTTCATTTTTTTCGCCTCTATAAACCGAATCAAATCATTTTCACAATTGTTAATCTGGGCTTCTAACTCCGCCAAGGCAGTATCAATTGAATTAGCAGACATAGGACATAGACTGTTCTTGAGTACTGTGGATGGTGAAGCAACAGTGATACCATTTGGGATTTTAGATTTTGGATTTTGGATTGGTAAAAAAAGCTAGTTAATTAATCAGCTTTTGAACGCTCCATCATCGCAATCTTTTCCAATTGGTATAATTTCTGTTGCTTACCAAAAATGAGTTATCTCTTCTTTTAAGCAGCTAGCTATCCTATCTGCTAAGGCTAAATGCTTTTTTGCAAGCACACACAACACAAGAAGGCTAGAGTATGAAGAATAAAAGTTATAACTTTATACTTCATGCTCCTCATTGTATTTCTTCACACTTCATACAGCGTTCGACTCTTGATATTGTGGCAGCAGGTCGATAACGTTGTTGAAACTGGTAAAATAGTCTTGGAGTGCGCTAGC
Above is a window of Nostoc sp. UHCC 0702 DNA encoding:
- a CDS encoding acyltransferase domain-containing protein, with product MSANSIDTALAELEAQINNCENDLIRFIEAKKMKSEKPMSINKINRQLQQNPIAIVGMASLFPKARNLREYWQNIVNKIDCITDVPDTHWSVKDYYDPNPRTPEDKTYCKRGGFIPEVDFNPMEFGIPPSILEVTDVSQLLSLVVAKEAMEDAGYGESREFNRETVGVILGVAMAKQLGMPLSARLEYPIWEKVLKSSGLSDEDTKKIVDKIKSAYVKWDENAFPGMLANVVAGRIANRLNFGGMNCVVDAACASSFGALKMAISELIEHRSDMMLTGGVDTDNTIMAYISFSKTPAVSPSENVKPFDAKSDGMMLGEGIGMIVLKRLEDAERDNDKIYAVIKGIGTSSDGRYKSIYAPRKEGQVKALERAYEDAGFSPATVGLMEAHGTGTMAGDPTEFGSLRDFFGEHDSKRQHIALGSVKSQIGHTKAAAGAASLIKTALALHHKILPATINITEPNPKLNIQNSAFYLNTETRPWIRAEGEAPRRAGVSSFGFGGTNYHVVLEEHESEQNRAYRLHNSAREVVLFAPNPAQLLGKCEDILGKLQSDGGDRHYAQLVQECQSAEIPVVAARVGFVAENVQEACKLMQITIDWLKNKRSAASWDHPQGIYYRSTGMELGGKVVALFSGQGSQYLEMGQELVMNFPLMRRLHGYMDSLLIKDNLQPLSEIVFPRPVFDEAEKNAQIAALQRTEYAQPAIGVLSAGLYSILQQAGFKSDFVAGHSFGELTALWAGGVLSDQDYLFLVKARGQAMAAPEDPDHDAGSMLAVKEDISKVQAVLRQYPQVSIANYNSPTQIVVAGPTAEIAKVRQTLHDQGCAAVLLPVSAAFHTSLIAFAQKSFAIATKSVGFKTPQIPVFSNVTAKPYPKEPQGIQKILESHLSNSVLFKQEIENIYAAGGYCFVEFGPRKILSNLVKDTLGDRPHITVALNPSTQKNSDRSLREAVVQLRVLGLPLKNLDPYEVPPALPATEQKKALNVRLNGINYRSEKTKNAFALALQDGHKVSLPAALSNNSTPEFTETVAAIPAVKESNGHVAPTLVELSNNTNSSASRNGNGRDAVVTPSSPSSPPSPPSPLPEMNPASFSHQLAQESKMQTTPEKAIKFQRVLESLEYLLTKFQQNQAENLQAHGTYLNHQTEYTKTFFQLMQQQHALFANTKSSTETAQLKQVVMESVERSMMQFHAQQGETLRIHEQYLQEQIEYARNFFQLIQQEYSQLLSEEVTTELAQTPANQVSDRQFVPFTIATPVTEAPVPPTAKIVESQPEPVQQPVVKVTEAPVSPVWEIQPEPVAIPAPVVEPQPEVVVKISTPNAVESNPEPALTITAPIAVPNIDVADLGKNLLAITSDKTGYPVEMLELDMDMEADLGIDSIKRVEILGALQEMYPDLPKPNLEELAEKRTIGQVVEYLQTHASRSVSVEIAINELQDAPQMTIVAPAGATLVTAPEPVVTPVITEMEQTASNEYADLGQTLLAITSEKTGYPVEMLELDMDMEADLGIDSIKRVEILGTMQEMYPNLPKPNIEELGELRTIGQIVDYLQQLVGGEKKKSQPQFDFQPVQIIGNVGRRPAKLKFLPPPDSLDFTLPEGHISLITDDGSLTTSQVAKTLVERGWKVVVLSFPQSLIPQQSPLPAGVNRITLADMSEELLQHKLSAIATNFGTIGAFIHIHPAFQTSHISTIAYLEQDKAIVKHVFFMAKHLKKTLNEAARYQRSCFLTVTHLDGAFGFEHNTNFGAIAAGLFGLVKTLRWEWPKVFARAIDLSPTLDAQLSAQHIIAELHDPNLYISEVAYGSQGRVTLTTSFEK